A portion of the Shewanella sp. SNU WT4 genome contains these proteins:
- the ppsA gene encoding phosphoenolpyruvate synthase, which yields MQQYVLWYQELGMGDVNLVGGKNASLGEMISNLANAGVQVPGGFATTSFAFNEFLEQSGLNQKIYDVLNTLDVDDVKELANVGAQIRQWIIETPFQSTLEEAVKAAYARLASETHNASFAVRSSATAEDMPDASFAGQQETFLNVKGYDAVIVAIKHVFASLFNDRAISYRVHQGYEHHGVALSAGVQLMVRSDKASSGVMFSIDTESGNEDVVFITSSYGLGEMVVQGAVNPDEFYVHKPSLKAGHQAVVRRNIGSKLIQMVYSDDASHGKQVKIEDVDASLRRQFSITDAEVMELAKQAVIIAEHYGRPMDIEWAKDGNDGKLYIVQARPETVRSREDVQLIERYHLKTRGAVITEGRAIGHKVGSGVAKVLKSIADMDQIQPGDVLVTDMTDPDWEPIMKRASAIVTNRGGRTCHAAIIARELGVPAVVGCGDVTSRIKHGQLVTVSCAEGDTGFIYEGKQEFEIITNRVDDLPSLPMKIMMNVGNPDRAFDFARLPNEGVGLARLEFIINRMIGIHPKALLEFDTQTPQLQEEITEMIAGYSSPVEFYVARLVEGIASIAAAFHPKKVIVRMSDFKSNEYANLVGGDRYEPEEENPMLGFRGASRYISDSFRDCFALECEAIKRVRHDMGLTNVEIMIPFVRTVSEAEQVIALLKEQGLERGKNGLRVIMMCELPSNALLADQFLEHFDGFSIGSNDLTQLTLGLDRDSGIISHLFDERDEAVKVLLSMAIKAAKAKGAYIGICGQGPSDHADFAAWLVEQGIDTVSLNPDTVIDTWLYLAGSAK from the coding sequence ATATGTACTCTGGTATCAGGAATTAGGCATGGGTGACGTCAATCTAGTGGGTGGCAAAAATGCCTCACTTGGTGAGATGATCAGTAACTTAGCAAATGCAGGCGTACAAGTCCCCGGTGGTTTTGCCACGACTTCGTTTGCTTTTAACGAATTCCTGGAACAAAGCGGACTTAACCAGAAGATATATGATGTCCTAAACACACTGGATGTGGACGATGTCAAAGAATTGGCAAATGTCGGTGCACAGATCAGACAATGGATCATCGAAACCCCTTTCCAGTCGACACTAGAAGAGGCAGTAAAAGCAGCCTACGCTCGACTCGCTTCTGAAACCCACAATGCTTCTTTTGCTGTACGATCTTCTGCCACTGCAGAAGATATGCCTGATGCCTCGTTTGCAGGTCAACAGGAAACTTTCCTAAACGTTAAAGGTTATGACGCAGTTATTGTTGCGATAAAACATGTATTTGCTTCTTTGTTTAACGACAGAGCCATCTCTTATCGCGTTCATCAAGGCTATGAGCACCACGGTGTTGCCTTGTCAGCGGGCGTCCAATTAATGGTGCGTTCTGACAAAGCATCATCGGGCGTGATGTTCTCTATCGACACTGAATCTGGCAATGAAGATGTAGTATTTATTACCTCATCTTACGGCCTAGGTGAAATGGTCGTACAAGGCGCGGTTAACCCTGACGAATTCTATGTGCATAAGCCAAGTTTAAAAGCTGGCCATCAAGCTGTAGTGCGCCGTAATATCGGTAGTAAGCTTATCCAGATGGTGTATTCGGACGATGCTTCTCACGGTAAGCAAGTCAAGATTGAAGATGTGGATGCGAGTCTGCGTCGTCAATTCTCAATCACTGACGCGGAAGTGATGGAACTTGCTAAGCAAGCTGTGATTATTGCTGAGCATTATGGTCGTCCTATGGATATCGAATGGGCGAAAGACGGTAACGATGGCAAGCTGTACATAGTGCAAGCGCGTCCAGAAACTGTTCGCAGCCGTGAAGATGTGCAATTGATTGAACGTTACCACTTAAAGACCCGTGGCGCGGTCATTACTGAAGGCCGTGCTATTGGTCATAAAGTCGGTAGTGGTGTTGCTAAGGTATTGAAATCGATTGCTGATATGGATCAAATTCAGCCTGGTGATGTGTTAGTCACTGACATGACAGACCCTGATTGGGAGCCTATCATGAAGCGCGCTAGCGCTATTGTGACTAACCGTGGTGGTCGTACTTGTCATGCGGCGATTATCGCCCGTGAATTAGGTGTGCCAGCGGTCGTGGGTTGTGGTGATGTCACCTCTCGCATCAAGCACGGCCAATTAGTGACAGTCTCTTGCGCTGAAGGCGATACCGGCTTCATTTATGAAGGTAAGCAAGAGTTTGAAATTATCACTAATCGGGTGGATGATTTACCGAGCTTACCGATGAAAATCATGATGAACGTCGGTAATCCAGACCGTGCATTTGATTTTGCCCGTTTACCAAATGAAGGCGTAGGCTTGGCGCGTTTGGAATTTATCATCAATCGTATGATAGGTATCCACCCTAAAGCCTTGTTGGAATTTGATACGCAAACGCCGCAGTTGCAAGAAGAAATTACTGAGATGATTGCAGGTTATTCATCTCCAGTAGAATTTTATGTTGCTCGTCTGGTTGAAGGTATTGCATCTATCGCCGCAGCTTTCCATCCGAAAAAAGTGATTGTGCGTATGTCTGACTTTAAGTCTAACGAATACGCTAACTTAGTCGGTGGTGACCGATACGAGCCAGAAGAAGAAAACCCTATGTTGGGCTTCCGCGGTGCGAGTCGTTATATTTCTGATTCGTTCCGCGATTGTTTCGCATTAGAGTGTGAAGCAATTAAGCGCGTGCGCCATGATATGGGTCTGACTAACGTCGAAATCATGATCCCATTCGTGCGGACTGTGTCTGAAGCTGAGCAAGTGATTGCTTTGCTTAAAGAGCAAGGTTTAGAGCGTGGTAAAAATGGCTTACGTGTCATTATGATGTGTGAATTACCATCGAACGCTTTATTGGCTGATCAATTCCTCGAGCATTTTGATGGTTTCTCTATCGGCTCTAACGATTTAACTCAGCTCACCTTAGGTTTAGATCGCGATTCTGGCATTATCAGTCATTTATTTGATGAACGTGATGAGGCCGTTAAAGTGTTATTGTCTATGGCAATTAAAGCCGCGAAGGCCAAAGGCGCTTATATTGGTATTTGTGGTCAAGGCCCATCGGATCATGCCGACTTTGCTGCTTGGTTAGTTGAGCAAGGTATTGATACCGTGTCGCTTAACCCTGATACCGTGATAGATACTTGGTTGTATTTAGCAGGAAGTGCCAAATAA